The DNA segment ACCAAAACGATTGGCGTCCTGCCGCACATCGTACGTATCGCGTTGGGCAAGGCTTGGCGTGTAGGTTTTTAAATCCGCGCCGGCGCAAAAGGCTTTGTCACCAGTGCCAGTGAGAATCGCGACCCATACATCTGGATCATCGCGAAAATCAGTCCAGATTTGTGCCATCTCGTGACTCTGATCGATTCCTAAGGCATTCATTGCCTCAGGGCGATTGATAGTGACATAGGCGATACGGTTGCGTTTCTCGTAGAGAATGGCTGGCATGCTCCCTCCTTTTTCTATGGGGCTAGGGACTTGGGGCTTGATAAGAGGGACGCGTTTCATAGTCATGATAGCCTCAAGTCTCTAATGAGGCATCGCGTCCGACCTGTTCTAGCCGCGTAATCACTTCTTGTGGGTTGATGCGATTCTTGAAAAAGAACACACTACCTGGCACATCTTTGAAGTCTTCTTCGCTGACGTTGAGGCCCGCGGAAACGGCGACAACCATATCGGTCCGCCCTGAACGCCTGAGCTTCATGATCTTCTTTTCCAGATAATCCGGTCGCCAGAACCCGACAATTTCTAATAATGCCGTACGTCCATCTTTGTGACGAAAAGCAAAGTCTGGAATGAAAACCGTATCCTTCAAATTGATCAGTGCAACCTCTCGCTCAATGTCCCAGCCGCTATCGACTTCAGCAAACCGTTCGGCAAAGGTCCGTTCGAGCAGTGAGTCGTACATCGTGCTGTCTTTATAGTGGGAAACCAGCCCGGAAGTTTCATCAAGCGGAAAGAAGCGATGCGAACCATCAGCTGTAACAATCTCCGCTTCCATTTTCCAACGGGTACAGAGCAACAACGCGGGCAGAAACACGGCAAGCTGGAGTCCATATTTCTGCGACATGCGAAACATACTGACTGGTCCATCGAGCAGGATTTCGTAGCCACTATCAAGGTCGCCCTGAATCGCATGCACCAGTTGATAGAACTTGATGAACTTGAATAGCTGCTTGTAGCGGCTCGGAATGTTGCGGAAGACGGATAATTTTACCTG comes from the Deltaproteobacteria bacterium genome and includes:
- a CDS encoding DUF790 family protein translates to MRNTQHTARATCYVLRDLEQSISVLTSNLLQTRSEGPYLYPRYIKVDARRFITMAEELIAIYAEHEGKTRRELTDALDRYADDSTDYRIQRGLAKLLSDDRCEFTERTIAPSVEIRQRLFALARENHPVVLQPDLIHPVTKDELLAEVAREYKTDPEQIAWSLYADLSENHILTRFDAPTPEWLLQRYNVALAQAMLYRCVQVKLSVFRNIPSRYKQLFKFIKFYQLVHAIQGDLDSGYEILLDGPVSMFRMSQKYGLQLAVFLPALLLCTRWKMEAEIVTADGSHRFFPLDETSGLVSHYKDSTMYDSLLERTFAERFAEVDSGWDIEREVALINLKDTVFIPDFAFRHKDGRTALLEIVGFWRPDYLEKKIMKLRRSGRTDMVVAVSAGLNVSEEDFKDVPGSVFFFKNRINPQEVITRLEQVGRDASLET